A segment of the Capra hircus breed San Clemente chromosome 19, ASM170441v1, whole genome shotgun sequence genome:
TTGGGATACTGCCTTCCTGGGtgaggagcaggaagagaagcacCACCACTGCTGACTGTACTACCTCTGGGCTTGAGACTGTGGGAGACTTTGTTTTGTTACTCTTTTTGCAATAGTGTTTTCGAACTTTTGCGTTTTCTACAAAGATTATGTATTAATTTCTTTAtgtattaaatgttttaattttaaaagatcacataatatttcttttgaaaggagaaataaaccCCCAGGGAGCTCCGCATTGAACTGGGATCCTGCATTTCAGCCTCTTCGGCCCCAAgtccccttttctccctcctgGGTCCCAGTTAGCAGCTCGCACCCCCACCGGCTTCCTGCATCACccctcaccccccgcccccgggTCACTTTGCCATGGAAACAAGACAGGTTACACAGAGACTCCCGAGGCGCCAGCCCTGGAGCATCCTGGAGGTTGAACCCGGACAGCCAACCTCTGCAACAGTCTGGGAGCTGAAGCGCGGGGCAGAAACAAGAGGTTCCACGACTGAGACAGACGTGGCGCAGACCCTGCGGAGGCCCCCGGCTCCGCCCCCACCCGGGTGGTTGAAATACAGCCGCAGCGCCGCCGTCGCCGCCCACTGCGCCTAGACCTTGCCAGGACCGGACCACTCAGaacccacatacccgtctccccgcATTCCTCGCCAATGGCTGCCCAACTCTATCAGCGCAAACCCTGGAACCCCGAGCAGCTTCGCCCGGACCCCGACTCTGACTCCGAAGGCCTGTTTGACAAGGCTCCTCCGGAAGAGCCCCCCGCTGTCCGTGGGCCCAAGTCGGCGTGGGCCGGGGGCAGGAAGGCGGGTCGGCGCACTGGCGGGAAGGCGCAGGGGGCCCGCCCCGGGCAGCCCCCTAAGGGCGCGACGCGCCCCCAGCCCCAGGAAGAGGCCCCTCCACTGGACGAAGGCTGCTATCTCGACCATTTTCCGCACCTCTCCATCTTTATCTACgcggccatcgccttctccatcacCTCCTGCATCTTCACCTATATCCATTTACAGCTTGCCTGATTGGCACGGGCGGGACGGGATGCGCGCGGGGCTGAAGcgggagggaagggaaaggaagtgcTCAGCATTTTGTGCCTGGAGACGCCCCGCACGCCCTTCGTCTAGTTTTTGACGCTTGtgtcttttcttctctgcttgtCACCACCTTTGTCTAACTGTCCATCAATAGAAACATCCAAAGCAGCTGTCGCTAATGAAATAAGCACCTGGAGACGAGGGGACGGGGACACAGTCAGACTCCAACGTTTAGAATCTTCGCGGTGAGATGGATCCCCATTTATAATGAAGATAATGTCTCTGGACCCTACCGCTGTGTGAGGTGGGGGCACGCAGAGGGAGCCTGTCGTTTATGTGTCTGGGGCGTGTACAGCGAGTCCAACCTTCTGTTTTTTAAGGGATGAGCCGACCCAAGCCCGCAGCCTTCCGGAGAGGGCCCAGAGGGGAGGGTCGGCGCCCTGGCCTGGGCTGGGCCGGAGCCCTGTGATGCATCGCCTGACCCCCCTTCCCAGGAGCCAgctgtgccccccaccccaccccgaacTGGCGCAGACAGAACCCAGCGCGTGGGACCTGGCGGACCTGAGCGCGCAGCACCCAGTGAGTGGCGTTTGTCGGGGTAGCGCACCACCTCCCCAGAGACTTGAGCTCACCGGTACTGCGTTTTCCCTGCCTTAGGCTTTGATGACGCTATCGATGTCGGGACCGAGCGGAAACAAAGCCGAAGGAGCTGTTCTGCCCGGAAGTCATGGTCTCGTCGTGTCCTGGACGCTTGGGACCAACGGCTGCAGACCTCCAGGGACGCGCGGGCCCATAGCTTGCACGCGGCGCCGCGCAGAATGAGGCTGGGGCCCTGGCTAGGGGTCCAAGAGAGGATTGCCATTGCGTCTTTAGGAATTGCGGGGGTGGGGGTTGCTTATCCTGGCCCGGAGCCCTTCCAGAGCCTCGCAAAAGGGAGTGAGATTTCTAATTGATGAGAATTCGCGCTAGGAAATCACCCAACCTCTAGGGGTTTGTCATCTCATACCCAAAAGGCCTAATACCAAAACCCACCGTGACAGGTTATTTACCCACATGCCGTCTTATTTACCCACATGCCGTCTCTGTTTTCTCATGAATGTTTAATGTCAAAACATAGCTCTCTACTACAGCGTATACTTTACTTGGAAATGTCTGCAATTGTGGTACCTCTGATGgaataaattctttttcagtctcctctttctgtcctttattcaccCACCAAACTTCCTATCCCGCTTCAAATTTCACCCCATAATCTTCGTGTCCCTACTGTCCCTCCAAAACCAATTTCATCCCATTACCCAGCATTCCAAGATACAGAGTCtctctccactgctgctgctaagtcacttaagtcgtgtctgactctgtgcaaccccatagacggcagccaccgtccctgagattctccaggcaagacagtggagtgggttgccatttccttctccaatgcatgaaaagtgaaaagtgaaagtgaagtcgctcagtcgtgtccaactcttagcgaccccatggactgcagcccaccaggctcctccatccatgggatcctccaggcaagagtactggagtgggttgccattgccttcctcgctaaatagctgtaaaaagaaaattgttcagtctcgcccaactctttgcaattccaagaactgaattccccaggccagaataatggagtgggtagcctttcccttccccaggggatcttcccaacccagggatcaaacccaggtttctctcattgcaggaggattctttaccagctaagccacaagggaagtcccctgacAGTCCCCCCACTGAGCTCTAGAATTTGCCCCAATTCACCAGCTTGTACCTTTATAAGCTCAATGTTTGCTGACAGCAGGATCTTGTCATTTCCCAGTTCTATTTTCCCAGAATCCCATATCACTACCTGCCTTGATAGCTGCACCCTTTATTTCACTACCGAAAGTGTAACACCTACCATTTCCCAACATCAGCCTGCACTGTGCAGCCAGTTTACTACAATAATTTACCCCCAATAAAAGGGGCTGTTCTCCAAAATTAAGTCTCCAAGGTACAATATGTaccgttctttttttttccagtttacaaTCTTGGATACTGGATCTTTACTGTCCTTTGATACTAAGCACTGAATCCCAGTACATGGCCTAGTGTTCTAAACATGTGGTCCCATTGTTTCCCATTTACACAACCCCATccctttgtttttttggccacaccacaggggatgtgggatcttagttccctgaccagggactgaaactgcacCCCTTCCCGTGGATGCTTGGAGTCTTACCCagtggaccagggaagtcccagatttcCAATAAGCTCCAAATGTAATAATGATGATGACTTTAAAGGCTCAGTCGGCTAAAAAGTCATACTGAGACACACACCATGACATTAAATACAGCAGAATATCATAAatcaaagcttttaaaatatacatatttaatgtacAGGATTGTATTCCAGGTAAAAACAGGCTTCTTATAGTGatgaatatttaatttcaaatatgaATACCCTAAGTTACACTTCTATATAAAGGAGAAACTTCAAATTCTGTTCTTTAGGAAGACATGGAAGCCAAGTAATACCTTAGGAGCAGCTATTGCCATTTCTCCCCTTTCCATGGGTGATCTAACATTTTACATGGATTAGTTACAAAAGGAAATATTAGGTTCCATCAAATATAAGCACAAAATACAGCTAAAATTTATCACTGAGTTTCTATGAGTgtgaataaataagttaattaaatatTAGGTTCAAGGCAGATTCCAAAACTAACTGaagtatgaccaaaaaaaaaaggtatatatacCTAATAGTTAATATAATCTTTGCAATTCAGTATGTTCCAGGCTTTCTTTTCTATGCCAGTAAGATGCTTCCTTTTTTGTCCAATGTCTTCCATTGCTGGGCTCTAAGACATTAAACTCTTTAACATCATCAAGGATTTATCTTAGAAACAAacaacttctttcttctttctaaaggTCATGGTTGTTTTTTCTGCTACTTGCTTCTTTCAGCTAGTTATTAACTTCCTCATGTAAGAAGAAAACTTACTGAGCAAGAACAAGCAGTCTGTGTTGGCTGTCCCACAATGTGGTGGCTGGTTAATAAAGAAGACACCCACTTAACCTTTGTGTCACTTCGTTTCATCCAAAGAGTAAGTCAAAAAGGTCAAGGTTACAAAGGACTCATGACCAAGGTACAACTTTTACAAATATCTTTGAATGGCCAGGGAAAGCTTTacttcttcagtcatgtccccaaATGAGTTCTTAATGAACCAAGAATCCCTTCCCACCCATTACAGACCTCTAAGCACAGATGCTTCAAAGATTAGTTCAACATAAAACACAGATGCTTCAGGAGAGTGGACTAAAACAGGAGGATGTGGAATATAAGAAAGCGTGAAAAAAGAAACCCTCCCCAAAATATGCAGTTCACTAGGATTAAGAATATCATCAATATAAATCCTGTACCAGTCCACCTTCTGagaaactccttttcctattgagaaatcaagatattttcaatcgtttgctttctttttccacaTTCTCTCTGATATTCTGGAGTTT
Coding sequences within it:
- the LOC106503287 gene encoding uncharacterized protein LOC106503287, with translation MAAQLYQRKPWNPEQLRPDPDSDSEGLFDKAPPEEPPAVRGPKSAWAGGRKAGRRTGGKAQGARPGQPPKGATRPQPQEEAPPLDEGCYLDHFPHLSIFIYAAIAFSITSCIFTYIHLQLA